One window of the Cryptomeria japonica chromosome 7, Sugi_1.0, whole genome shotgun sequence genome contains the following:
- the LOC131027073 gene encoding hydroxycinnamoyltransferase translates to MQTSGELIQFFPVSSALQHTVMAEQVAETVVKVRRTSMVKPAIPPPAKTLFLSNLDLFWIRFDSVQVFFFYKLSPVIEYTSLIQGLKKSLSSILVYFYPLAGRLKNGEAGRAEIDCTDGGVEFKEASISVPFEELEKDGFLRKPFYPKLAPEVDPSAYEKYSRPLVSIQVTAFDGGGICIGTRVHHVIADGTSFYYFMKSWAECSRGLPIAKPPQHDRTVFKREKKNSPSISYKAHDIVSVGIKGAKIFKFVPGESQSKHKMTSGRENEGKRADSLQKRADLICSTFCFKEERIQELKKGSRASSSFVAVAAHFWRCVMRAREVPLEEAVYFLVMVDCRGRVKPRLLPTYFGNCISLGLAQTRARTLINTDISFAADVIQQAISSCTEEAQINHLIEWVESCNGNFLSEAGWEYGTKAVGSPTFPVYDMDYGWGKPVDVQKADVKDIGEMVLTPPKDGGKSIMVSTYLPEHQMDLLHHLLFSERVNLSPKL, encoded by the exons ATGCAAACTTCTGGAGAACTTATACAGTTTTTTCCAGTATCTAGTGCATTACAGCATACAGTCATGGCAGAACAAGTAGCAGAAACCGTTGTGAAAGTGAGGAGAACGAGTATGGTAAAACCGGCCATCCCACCTCCGGCGAAGACCCTGTTCCTCTCTAACCTTGATCTATTTTGGATACGCTTCGACAGCGTTCAAGTCTTTTTCTTCTACAAACTCTCTCCTGTAATCGAATACACTTCATTAATACAAGGCCTAAAGAAAAGCCTCTCCTCAATTCTAGTGTATTTCTATCCTTTAGCTGGTCGGTTGAAAAATGGTGAAGCGGGCAGAGCAGAGATCGATTGCACCGATGGAGGAGTGGAATTTAAGGAGGCGTCGATCAGTGTACCGTTCGAAGAATTGGAAAAAGATGGGTTTTTGCGTAAACCCTTTTACCCAAAGCTTGCTCCCGAGGTGGATCCCTCTGCGTATGAAAAATATAGTAGACCTCTTGTATCAATACAG GTCACAGCATTTGATGGAGGAGGAATTTGTATCGGAACCAGGGTTCATCACGTTATAGCGGATGGAACTTCTTTCTACTATTTCATGAAATCGTGGGCCGAGTGTAGCAGAGGCCTTCCCATTGCAAAACCTCCTCAGCACGACAGAACAGTTTTCAAACGAGAAAAGAAGAACTCCCCGTCAATTTCCTACAAAGCCCACGATATTGTAAGCGTTGGGATAAAAGGGGCCAAGATTTTCAAGTTTGTACCTGGCGAATCACAGTCAAAGCACAAAATGACATCCGGTAGGGAGAACGAGGGAAAACGCGCAGACTCTCTTCAGAAAAGGGCCGATTTGATTTGCTCGACGTTTTGTTTCAAGGAAGAGAGAATACAAGAGCTGAAAAAAGGAAGCAGAGCTTCGAGCTCTTTTGTTGCAGTGGCTGCCCACTTTTGGAGATGCGTAATGAGAGCTCGCGAGGTACCACTGGAAGAAGCTGTTTATTTCTTAGTGATGGTTGATTGCAGGGGACGTGTTAAGCCGCGTCTTCTTCCAACTTATTTTGGAAACTGCATATCTTTGGGTTTGGCGCAGACTAGAGCCCGCACACTCATCAATACCGACATCTCCTTCGCTGCGGATGTTATCCAGCAAGCCATCAGTTCTTGCACTGAGGAAGCACAGATCAATCATCTGATTGAGTGGGTTGAATCCTGTAACGGAAATTTTCTCAGTGAAGCCGGGTGGGAGTACGGAACTAAGGCGGTGGGTTCTCCAACATTTCCAGTGTACGACATGGACTATGGATGGGGGAAGCCTGTGGATGTGCAGAAAGCAGACGTGAAGGATATTGGAGAAATGGTTTTGACACCTCCAAAAGATGGAGGAAAAAGCATTATGGT